The nucleotide window AATTCCATTTTATTGATTTTGATTTGCAATTTTATATTGGCAATACATACTAGGAACTGATAGAATTCATTGCGTAATTCTTGCAAGAAACTTAGATGGAAATTTCAGCACAGTTAATGAAGTGCGGCTCGTAGATTTATTTGTAGAGAGTATTTGCAAAAGCAATAATTGTAAAAAGGAAAATTATTTTTTCAGCATAGTAATTATTCTTATAAAAAAGCATCTCTATAAACCGCTTAAATCAATTGCAATAAGTTTTTACAAGTGATAATTATTATCTTTAAAAAGTAATGGAGCTTTTTAGACGGACTGCTGTAAGATGTTATTATAACAGGTGACAGCAACACACTGTCACAGTATTAATGAATTACAGAATATGAAACGAATTAATCGAGATAATACAATTGCTTTAGTATTTTTTACATTGACAATATTATTTTTTATTCTATCAATGACAAATAAAATTTTTTTTGACTGGGTTTTTGACAGACATAGCAACCAATGGAGTTGGTATATCAGACCTATCTTTTTAATCCCCTTTTGTTTTTTTGCTTATAAGCATAGCTGGACTGGTATATCGATAACAATATTTTGTCTTTTTACAAGTATGTTTTGGTTTAATAGTCCAGAAGCAGTAACTGATAATGTAAAGGCATTTCTTCAGTTTGAAAAAGACTGGCTATATGGTGAGTGGAACTCAAAAAAAATTATGTTAATCATTACAGTTCCTGTTTCATTCATTGCTTTAGGACTTGCCTTTTGGAAACGTAGTTTGTTTATAGGACTTGGGGTAGTTGTTTTAATGGCGATAGGAAAAATACTGTGGAGTATGGAAAATGCAGGAGATGCCGGAAAATCAATTATTATCCCAGCACTCATTGGACTGGTATTATGTGTCTCACTTATTTTTTATGGATTTAAAAGACTTGAAAAAAGAAAAACAACGAACCGATAAAAACGCTTAGGTAAATGTGGCGGTTCATTGTTCCACATGCACATTTGTGGTTAATCAATCACTTGTTTTTCGTACGAACAATTGCGTTGAAAATCTCCAACTTCTTGTAACTGCGAACCGTCAAACTCCCTTAAAACAACCCTCACATTTCTGTTGAATAGTAACTTCATTTTATTGATTTTGATTTGCAATTTTATATATGCAAAACATACAAGGAACCATTAGAAGTCAGGCGGTTTTACCTGCTTGGTCGGCAGGCAGTTTTGCACAAAACTTAGATGAAATTATCAGCGCAGATAATGAAGTGCGGCTCGTAGATTTATTTGCAGAGAGTATTTGCAAAATCAATAATTTTAAAAAGGAAAATTATTTTTTTTTGCACAGAAATTATTCTTAAAAAAAAGCATCTTTATAAACCGATTAAATCGCTTTCAATAAATTATTAAAAAGTCAGAATTATTACCTTTAAAATATAACTGAGGTTTTTTTAGACACACGGACGGTATAGGCAAGCGTAACAGACCACACAACAACCATTAAACAGACAGACAATTATCGAAACTTTGGCACAACATATAAACTTAACAATGGACTTTTATCCAACACCACAGCCCAACGGTTCGTGTTTTATTTTTTTTTGCCGACCCACATATTTTAAAAACAATTTTAGCCAGCAGCATCCCGAAAGCTTTTGGGAGCACATTTGGTTTTGCCCCGACATCCCTATAACTTTCGAGACCAACCCTTCGCAAAACCAAAAGAGTCACTTTTTAACCAACGCATCAGTTTATAATACTAAATCTGTACTTTAATTAATGAATAATATTTTGACAAAGGTTTTAATCATAGATGACGAAGAAAAGCTAAGAAATTTGCTGGCAAGGATTATTAGTTTAGAGGGCTTTGAAGTGATGCAAGCAGGAGACTGCAAAGCAGCTTGGAAAAAGCTGGAGCAAACTGATATTGATGTAATTCTTTGTGATGTAAAACTGCCTGACGGAAACGGTGTTGAACTTGCTAAAAAGATTAAAGATAAATTCGCAATACCTGAGATTATTCTATTAACTGCATATGGCAAAATTCCTGATGGTGTACAAGCTATTAAAAATGGCGCATTCGACTACATCACAAAAGGCGATGACAACAACAAAATTATTCCTTTGCTCTATCGGGCAATCGAAAAAGTAGATTTAGCCAAACGAGTAAAGCAACTTGAAAAGCAACTTGGCGATAAACATTCTTTCGATAAAATTATAGGCAAATCAAAACCTATTCAAAAGGCAATTGAATTAGCTCGTAAAGTTACTGCAACTGATACGACTGTTTTGCTAACAGGTGAAACAGGAACAGGAAAAGAAGTATTTGCGCAAGCTATCCATCAGGAAAGTAATAGAAATAAAAACAACTTTGTTGCCATCAACTGCTCTGCATTCAGCAAAGAACTTTTGGAGAGTGAAATGTTCGGACACAAAGCTGGAGCATTTACGGGAGCAAACAAAGACCAAAAAGGACTTTTTGAAGAAGCCAACAACGGAACGATTTTTTTAGATGAGATAGGAGAAATGTCTTTGGAGCTGCAAGCAAAACTTTTAAGGGTTTTGGAAACAGGAGAGTTTATCCGTGTAGGTGAAAATAAGCCAACCAAAGTAAATGTTCGCATCATTGCAGCAACCAATAGAGATTTACAAAGCGAAATTGAACAAGGACATTTCAGGAGAGATTTGTTTTACCGTATTTCTGTTTTTCAAATTGAGTTGCCGCCACTTAGAGAAAGAGTAATTGACATTGAACCTTTGATGATGAATTTTTTACAGAACTTTTCCATTAAAACCAACAAGAAATTATTTTCGGTTTCAAAGGAATATATTGAAGTATTAAAGCTACATCATTGGAAAGGAAATATTCGTGAACTAAAAAATGTTATTGAAAGAAGTGTAATTCTCTCAAATGATGAATTAGCAATTGAAAGCTTACCGATTGAATTACAAAGTAATTTAAAGGGTGCTAAAAATGGTAAAATACTTTCTGCCTTCGACTTAGCCAGTGCCGAAAAAATCCACATTCAAAAAGTGTTGAACTACACCAACGGAAACAAAACCAAAACTGCTGAATTGCTCAACATCGCCTTAACTACGCTTTATCGAAAGCTTGCCGAATACGGTTTAGAATAAGCCACCCTTTCATAACGCTATAATTAACCCTTTCAAAACGAAAGGGTTTTTTGTTTTGGCATATTCACATTTATCTATTAAACCTAACAATATTAATGATTTAGCGTGGCCGTATCAAATATGGACAGCAAATTGACTTAAGGCTGATACGAACAATTAATTATATCAGCAATATGACAACTACAATTTTAATTCTCTCAGGGCTACTGGCCTTTACCCTTTTCTATAAGGCCATTAACTGGTTCGAAAAAATCTAAAACTATGACGGCATTATTCATCATCGCAATCGCAGTATTTGGCTATATATGCTATGTACTCTTAAAACCTGAAAAATTTTAAATACAATACAAATGAAGATCGCGAAACTAAAAATTGACATTAAATCAGTTGCACAAACTTGAGATTTTACTGATCGTCTATGGTTGTTTCAGACTCTTGGCTTGGTTGGTTAACCTTTTAATAAATTAAAAAAATGAACACAGAAATTATAGGCATCATAGTTATGTTCGGGCTTACGCTATTATTGGCAATACCCTTTGGGAAATATATCGCAAAGGTATATGCAGGAGAAAAAACCTGGCTCGACCCGATTTTAAACCCTTTAGAACGTTTGTTCTATAAGGTTTCAGGTATAAATGTTAGGGACGAAATGAACTGGAAACAGCATTTGGTAGCTCTACTTACGATCAATGCCGTTTGGTTTATCATTTCTATGTTGGTGCTTACCAATATGAGTTGGTTGCCTATGAACCCTGATGGCAATCCAGACATGAGCGGTGATTTGGCGTTTAATACAGCCATCTCATTTTTAGTGAACTGTAACTTACAACATTATTCAGGTGAAACAGGATTGAGTTATTTAGGTCAATTCTGGCTAATGTTCCTTCAGTTTGTATCGGCAGCTACCGGCATGGCAGCAGTGGTTGTAGTTTTTAAAGCATTCAGAGAAAAAACAACTACTCAATTGGGTAATTTTTATAATTACTTCTTAAAATCTTGTACACGTATTCTTTTACCTCTATCAATAATTATCGCTTCAATATTGGCTTTTGAAGGAGCTCCTATGACATTTGAAGGTAAAGATACCATGGTTAGCCTACAAGGAGACACTGTGCAAGTGAGTACCGGGCCAGTAGCCGCTTTTGTAGCTATCAAACACGTAGGTACAAATGGAGGAGGTTTTTTTGGTGTTAACAGTGCTCACCCTTTTGAAAACCCATCATACTTGACCAATATCACAGAGATGATTGCTCAACTTATTATTCCTTTTGCTTTGATTTTTGCTTTCGGTTATTTTATCAGAAGGAAAAAATTTGCCTGGATGATTTTTGGTGTTATGACAGTAGGTTTCTTAATGCTTGCCATTCCCAATATCATCATGGAAATGAATGGCAATCCAGCAATTTCTAATATGGGCATAGACAATACCCTTGGAGCAATGGAAGGAAAAGAAATAAGATTAGGAGCTGCAGCATCTGGATTTTGGAGTATTGTTACCACTGTTATTTCAACAGGTTCAGTAAACTCCATGCACGATAGTTCTATGCCACTTTCGGGTATGAATGAATTACTGGCCATGATGATCAACTCATTTTATGGAGGTGTGGGTGTAGGAATTCTAAACTTCTTCATATTCATCATTCTTGCAGTATTTATAAGTGGTCTGATGGTCGGTAGAACTCCTGAATTTATGGGTAAAAAGGTTGAAGCGAGGGAAATGAAAATTGCGATGATTATTGCATTATTACATCCATTTTTAATTTTGGTTGGAACCGCATTAGCAGCAGCTTCACCTCAACTTACAGCAGCCACATTGGCTAATCCTGGGTTTCACGGTTTTAGCGAAATGCTTTATGAATACACCTCATCGGCTGCCAACAACGGTAGCGGTTTTGAAGGGCTTGGCGACAACACAATTTGGTGGAATATTTCAACAGGATTTGTGTTGATTTTAGGTCGCTTCCTTCCTATCATAGGCCCTTTGGCCATCGCTGGATTACTCGCAGAAAAGAAATTTATTCCCGAAAGCAACGGTACACTTAAAACCGATACGTCCACCTTTGGATTAATGGTGTTTACAGTTATCGCCATCATTGCTGCACTAGCCTTTTTTCCTGCCTTAACTCTAGGCCCTATTGCAGAATATTTTTCAATGTTGAAATAATTTAAAAAATTAAGAAAATGAACTCATCTAAAAATACATCATTGTTTCAAAAGGACATGCTAAATGAAGCATTCAAGCAATCCTTTGTGAAACTCAATCCAAAAATAATGTTCCGCAATCCAGTAATGTTTACTGTGGAGATTGGAACCGCTGTGATGCTATTCGTTTGCTTGTGGATCTTAGTAGGCGAGCAATCGCAAGGCAGTTTTGCATACAACTTTGTGGTATTTCTTGTTTTACTGCTCACCTTGCTTTTTGCAAATTTTGCGGAAGCAATAGCAGAAGCAAGAGGCAAAGCACAGGCAGATAGTTTGCGAAAAACAAGAGAAGAGACTCCTGCCAAAAAAATGACATCTCTTGGTAAATTTCATTCTGACGAAATACAAATTGTCCCTTCATCGCAATTAAAAAAAGGTGATTTATTTTTCTGCGAAGCTGGCGACATAATACCAATGGATGGTGAAATTGTAGAAGGTTTGGCAACCATTGACGAAAGTGCAATCACAGGCGAGAGTGCTCCCGTAATTCGTGAAGCTGGTGGCGACAAAAGTTCAGTAACTGGCGGAACAAAAGTGTTGTCAGATAGAATAACAGTGAAGGTAAATACAGAACAAGGGGAAAGTTTTTTAGATAAAATGATTGCTTTGGTAGAAGGTGCTTCAAGACAAAAAACTCCAAATGAAATTGCCTTAACCATTTTATTAGCAGGATTTACATTGGTATTCATCATTGTAACAGTAACCCTTAAACCCTTTGCAGATTATGCCAATGCACCCATTACTATTTCTGCATTTATTGCCTTATT belongs to Bacteroidota bacterium and includes:
- a CDS encoding sigma-54-dependent Fis family transcriptional regulator, encoding MTKVLIIDDEEKLRNLLARIISLEGFEVMQAGDCKAAWKKLEQTDIDVILCDVKLPDGNGVELAKKIKDKFAIPEIILLTAYGKIPDGVQAIKNGAFDYITKGDDNNKIIPLLYRAIEKVDLAKRVKQLEKQLGDKHSFDKIIGKSKPIQKAIELARKVTATDTTVLLTGETGTGKEVFAQAIHQESNRNKNNFVAINCSAFSKELLESEMFGHKAGAFTGANKDQKGLFEEANNGTIFLDEIGEMSLELQAKLLRVLETGEFIRVGENKPTKVNVRIIAATNRDLQSEIEQGHFRRDLFYRISVFQIELPPLRERVIDIEPLMMNFLQNFSIKTNKKLFSVSKEYIEVLKLHHWKGNIRELKNVIERSVILSNDELAIESLPIELQSNLKGAKNGKILSAFDLASAEKIHIQKVLNYTNGNKTKTAELLNIALTTLYRKLAEYGLE
- the kdpF gene encoding K(+)-transporting ATPase subunit F, which translates into the protein MTALFIIAIAVFGYICYVLLKPEKF
- the kdpA gene encoding potassium-transporting ATPase subunit KdpA, with amino-acid sequence MNTEIIGIIVMFGLTLLLAIPFGKYIAKVYAGEKTWLDPILNPLERLFYKVSGINVRDEMNWKQHLVALLTINAVWFIISMLVLTNMSWLPMNPDGNPDMSGDLAFNTAISFLVNCNLQHYSGETGLSYLGQFWLMFLQFVSAATGMAAVVVVFKAFREKTTTQLGNFYNYFLKSCTRILLPLSIIIASILAFEGAPMTFEGKDTMVSLQGDTVQVSTGPVAAFVAIKHVGTNGGGFFGVNSAHPFENPSYLTNITEMIAQLIIPFALIFAFGYFIRRKKFAWMIFGVMTVGFLMLAIPNIIMEMNGNPAISNMGIDNTLGAMEGKEIRLGAAASGFWSIVTTVISTGSVNSMHDSSMPLSGMNELLAMMINSFYGGVGVGILNFFIFIILAVFISGLMVGRTPEFMGKKVEAREMKIAMIIALLHPFLILVGTALAAASPQLTAATLANPGFHGFSEMLYEYTSSAANNGSGFEGLGDNTIWWNISTGFVLILGRFLPIIGPLAIAGLLAEKKFIPESNGTLKTDTSTFGLMVFTVIAIIAALAFFPALTLGPIAEYFSMLK